CACTTAAGGAACCAGCTTCAATACTATTAAGCTGTGTGAATTTTCAAttataataacagtaataataataataaagaaaaattaatggtttGAAAACAAACGAAACACACTACCCACTAACCTACTCTATGAAAATTTTAATATTACCAGCACCTTACACTCAAAAGATGGTGTACAAACGGAGACCAAACTACATTAAACTGTTACTAACCTCTACCTTTGCCTTACAAATGATTAGTTAACCTTAACTAAACACTTGCTCACTCTCACTTACAACCTACTGTGACCTTCACTCACAAACAGGGTTGAAATACATCATGCACAAATGTtagcctgatagctcaactggcaGTGAACTGCactggcattgcagaggtcagagTTTGTCTCTTGTTTACAGGCTTTTCTCTTGCAACTGCTTCAGTAGCGTtgataactgcaaggatcatttacACTCAAATTGTTTCAATCCATAATTCTAGTTCATGAATCTTATATGAACTCAGTTATCTTCTATACaaaattttcattaaattttagggagcattcattttttagaagggggggtgggccggaggaatccctatgagcatgaatgtaaaatctcccagccctccctttatatttggtgttaaaaaatgtgaccctcccccaGGAAGCAGCAAAATTTATAGTTACCCACCTCTTTGTTGAATCAAGTTTAagctgaccctccctttttgggcaggcaaaaagttaatgaccctcccctgaattcctctggcccacccccccttctaagaaatgaatgctccctataATTCCAGGAGAGTGTCTGATTTTATAATTGTTTAGGTCACTGATTGCCTTTTACAATTTTAGCTAAACCTATCTTGAAGAAGCCATCAATTTATTGGGGATCACAGCGCATACCTTGCATGGTCGACCAATCAAGTCCACTCCCAACTTTTCATTGGCAGTTTCAGAGTGGTTCATGTCTACAAGCTGACCTTGAATGTGAGCCATCCTCCGAAAAGTGGCAAAACCTCCCTGCTAATCTTGAAGTTGATCCTGTGGTTGGTATAGCAGCCAAAAAGAGTACACTTAGGATCCCAGCAACTTTTCCGTCCAGCTTTTTCCGATGCATAGCAAAAAATGTGATGGGATCAGATTCTTGGTCTCTGACATACCTTGGAAATGGTGAGTTCGTTGAGGTGGCTGCACTCAAGGCTTATCCGCCTCACTGATCTGCCGGTTGGCTGTTTTATTAGTCTGAACAATTTTTACTGATGGCTCTGGTCTGTTAACCAACTCTTTGGCACATGCATTATTTGGTTGGGTAGGATTTGTTACCATTTTTACTGCAAGACAGTCTGACGCGAGtatggtttaaaatgaatgcaatcgCTTGGGCCTTAAATTTTACCTTTTTGAGTTGCATTTGTTTTAAACCAGGTTAGTGTCATACTATGGCTGATTCTCCTCCTGGTTGCTTCACGGAGTGCAAACTACCTTATTGGTTCCGTTGGTCATCCCGTCAACCCAATATTTCTACTGTTTtatcataaaataataataattaggatAGTATGGGCTCTCTCATTAGTCAATaggtgtgtttagatgagaggATGTAAACACAGCTGTGACATGACATGAATTGTGGTTGGTTATATGTTGTCAGACAGCATCTTGGTTTTGTATAACTGTCTTGAATTCTTCCAACTCCCCTCTTGTTTAGATTAGCCACATAAACAAGGAAAAAGTCCTTGATTTTATTGCTTCAACACCCAAGAGGGATGGGTCAAATTCTGCTCTCTCATCTTCTCTGATCTTATTAGTGTCATGTGAAGGCTCAGAAACATGCCATTGTCACCCGTATAATTTGAACATTGTGATGGTAATCATCATATTATCATTGTGTTGTCTCACACCATACTGTAGGTGGTGCATAGGTGGTCTTGTTGCCCTAAAGCATCAAGCTACTGCAAGTACAGGATATCCCATAGCCTTGGGTTTCTAGGGTCCTTCTTAAGATCTTAGCTGTTGTATGTATGTGTATGGatgtatacttaattgacctctccccattggggcttttcagggaCAATGTAATAAACCAttcaaataaactcaacaagttaagaatcccaactggtaggaggcagaccagttggctatgtacaagcacagccgaggagttgaaccaggcgCTACCTGGGACAAACCCAGCTGGTGGTCAGGgtgggacttgaactcgggcaCTTCCGATTTCAAGTCCGACACCCTAATCACTCAGCCACACTGCCTCCTTGCCTCCTTGCCTCCTTGGCTGTTGCCAACAAGCAAGTATCCTGAAGCAAAGCAATGATCCCACGTGTTCCTGGGaacaccaataattattattagtatttaccaaatcagtggataggaatttttgcgcgttttgattggctcccgtaacttggaatatccttggatattcattgttttgggaacggagagaaaaatggcgcgtcgtttcgcgagagtttcagaagaagaaattaaaacagcatttttttatccctCAGATGTGGTAAATACTCAAACAACTATCCCCcccagggtcggtgaagagtggtggatatatacctcgacgcttcgtgTCTCGGTATATACCCACCACTATTTACCTCACCTTcggggggatagttgtatattattaaccattataattatttgttatttgtCAGTTGGCTtagttttctttgttctgtCAGGGGAATATATTGCGTGATCCCCACTTTTGTCATGTGTCTGAAAAGCTAGGGGTGGCTTTGATTGTAAGAGGGGAGAACAGGTCTGAAACAACAGCTGATGACAATAGGAAAAGAATCAAACATATTCCCCCAACATATTCTCCTGAACATATTATTCCCCTCAACTTAATTTCCCATCGCTTCTTAACTCTGCCGAAGAAACAAGCGAACACAGACGAAATGTCAAAaggcaataaaattattatcagTGTTATGTGAAACTGTAATAATTACTTTTTCTTATTGTGGAAAACTTCGCCAACTGGCAAATAAGCTTTTTGTTGGCCTGTCCCTCAGGGATATGAGATATATTTCCTTCATGCCAGTTTAATAACCCTTAcctattatcatcatcattattattactattatttttaattattatgattttcaTCAATTAATgaatctgtgaaaaaaaaatcaatgaatGTGTTGCTCATAGGTTATTGTATTCATGTGAATCCTAGGAAATCGTGAAGTAATAAAAGTGACAGCTACCTCTGAGGAATATGATGAGGGCCAAACTTTACAGCTCCAATGCATAATTAGGATGAATGTGTCAGTCATTAGCTGGTTTAAAGACAACAAGCAGTTAGACGCTGATTCTGATGACAGAATAACTGTGTTGAGTACTAAATTGTCCGTGAAAGGACTGGTGGCAAATGATTCTGGATTGTACACTTGCCTGGCACAAGGTTCGAGGGGTCAGAATTTGAATGGCTCTTTGTTCATCACAATCAAAAGTAAGTCTGTCATAATATCAATGAAGCTGACATTATGCTTATTTAAGAGCAAAGTCCACTTGATTGTCttatagaccttttcggcttgtacattttgttttcccatttcagaccacgtgatgccctcatgggaattttccttttgttttttcattagttatgcgtaaatttgcacgtgcataagacgacatttgaaagaaactattccctcgagtagcatcacgtggtctgaaatgggaaaacaaaatgtgcaagccgaaaaggtctattgcacTAGATTTCAAGCATGTTGCGACCTCAGCGTAACAAAGCGTAAGACTGTTCCTGCATCAAAGCAAAGTAGACTGgttttatttgttgaatgtAAAGAATTCCTGTCATTGCTATTTGAAAATTTATTGCTtcattattaaaataataattaacagttattcttcgaggacgcgccggatatgagctgatatatataaccaacgaggctgtaggccgagttggttattatcagctcatatctggcaagtccgagaagaatagctgttttagtaaattttcaagcaattctcttgatttcttcgggtgaaacctcctcaaatcgtgacattttctttaccgacgacgccgcgaaaaaattttttccgacctccaaaatttcaccgcaagaaattcgccatcagtttttccttattagtcaaacttaacgataatggctcatatcatgggcttagggaaccaatcagaaagctggaaaatcattatcctgagctaaaaatttactaataatctttattacatattatgtgtggatatcagtgtgataaagccgtgaataaaaatgatacccgtgaagtgatatgatatcatttcactagtgaaatgatatcatatcacttcacgggtttgaattgtccaatcaaatagattgtaataatttggttggaccaatcgggttgcacgttttattttagatttaggctgacgcctggcgccaaatttggcgggaagaattgctttgcagttttgtcaacgctttcttgtacttcaacttggtggcttgactttttttttaattgtataatatgtaataaacaaattattacttgttaagagcctgatatcgtttttattcactcgtttttaatatcctatcgctcactcgctcgtaaactcgctcgttcgcgatatggtattaaaaactcgtgaataaaaacaatatcaggctcttaacatgtaataatctatatttaccaatttctttttctcagaGAGTTATTCACCAACAATCCTGTACTTCAACAATGAGACTGCTTATCACCAAACAATAGTGAAGACGGCAAgtgcaacgacgacgccagaaagtaatgatctgattggttgaatgaggaaaaataatcgtgctgcacgtgcgataCGCattttagtacaattctttgacgtagtctgccaaatgacaacgggAAATTGCCATATTTAAGGTTTtcacgacaacgtgaacacacaacagtaaatctttcattctctatatttacttcaaatcACATTGTGCTCAGTCAGGAATAAAGGATGCCGGAAAAAAGTAATTAACTTTaaacccgtagccctttcggtcTACGAGTCAATAaaccatgaggcgaagccgaatgtgCTATTgacccgtggcccttgagggcgaagggtttAATTGTTTTAGTGTCACCCAACTCGTCGGACAGAAAAGGCAGTactaaagttagcaaatgcaagatgaagaaatatttacttggaaataaaacaaaggaaagcgGCACGCTCGATTGCTACTCGAGGACTATTACTCCTCTATATcctctagtagcgtagccaatcaaaatgcaggatttgcatttgTCAActggttgggtgatactaattacaaaatagtcaccatatCCCAgatgtttattttgaagtgatgTTTTCGTTTCCGTTGCCGTTggtgctgcttaagctccctattttccCACTCTGACCACTGgcagcatttttgtttttaacaataCAAGAGGAGATCAACGCAAGCGCTACCTCCCTATagcttcatttttttaaattgacaACACTAACAGATCAAGAACACAGTGCACACATTCACATGCGCGCATTCGGCTATCGCTTTGTGCGACCTCTCTCTTGCTTACCAACCTCCCACGTGCATGCATAACTCGACGGTAACACGCCAACCAGCAACCAATTGTTAATTTTACTTCTCATTTCAGTTTTAGCCAACCCTAGAACGCCGGACGTCTCTCATTTCTCGCGCTTGAAGAATGATACCGTTGTTGGTATCTCAGTTATTGCAGTGGCCGTGGTTTGTGGGcttgttcttttcattttcgTCCTTGTGTACATTCGCTATCAAAAGAAAGACCTTTTAAAGTACCGCAATGAACTTTTCCCAAAATACTCTGGGGAGCCACAGGTGAGATTGCGAGTTACTTCTGCTTCTACTGCTGCTGCTTCGGCTACCGCTTCTTTTTTTCAGTCATATCATAAATTTTTCTCTCTAAATCTACTCCTTAGGTGCTCAAAAGTAGTAGCCCTTGTCCTGACCTTAagattagagagctttagattcgaggacgaggacgaagacaaggacgagaacgaggaccaaggcCAACTTTTTCTTACTGTgtgcatgctcaaatccgtgacagtgatggcgtgatgatgttgttgcaatcaacttcgtcgtcccggcctagttgaagacgaaaaattttgaagatttcgttgtggtgaaaacagagtgcttcgtcttCGTCCTTGTCTTCatcttcgtcctcgaatctaaagctctctaatgtcCCAACACGAACGTTCATCCTAATTGGTAGTTTGCGCCTACACTCAACGGGAAACTGCATGAAGCTTgtgcaaatgtttgtgtgtctaattacgtgcatttcttAACTTGAGTGGAGTGAAAAGAGGCGGCCGTGAGACTTTGCGGTGATGCTGTATTGTGTTATTTTTGATACGGTCCAGCAGTATTGCGGTTTTATAAGACTATGTGGTTCTCGGTTTTTAccaatttggaaaattttgatgcggcattgcagtattttgttgtCTTTCTGTGCGGTTTTTCGATTTtaggacccccccccccccttacgCTCCCCTCTGAATGGGGCAGGCCctataggccactttcaaaaataccataatactctttgttagtactccaaaattttgcataagcattgtatttattttctcttgagactatgcttatgcaaaattttggaggacaaacaaagagtattttggtatttttgaaagtggcctatggCGTAAAATGTCCAATAGCGAGttaaagaagctacgacggtttCCGCAACGAAAACTACACgttaaaatataacttttcattaggttaagtgtttttaaGATTATTCTATGTTTGTCACGTtatacaaaataggcgaagtgcccTTTTGGTTGTTTGGTACAAATGGTTTTCacgtaaaggcagagaatgaaaaatttatcgcTGTgggcttgcgttgtcgtcagaacctcaaatatgaaattttCACGCTTTgctttggcagactacgtcaaaaattgcatcaaaaagcgtgccgcacgtgcagcacgattatttttcctcattcaaccaatcaaatcattgatttgtggcgttgtcgtggtcgttgccgtcgtcatttcttaaacccCCCAATAAGAGCCATGCTGTAGCGGTATTAAAGTCGTTCATTAATTTAATCGTTCCCTTAAAACTTGAACAGAAGCTGTAAAGAGCTGGTCTCAAATTTAAGAGAAAACGTTTTTAGGAAATTTGACCTGAACTGAATTTTGCCTGTTGTTTCCGCTGAATTTTGGAGGTGACTTTGTTCATGTGGACATTCACGTCTTGGTCTCcattgcaatggaggctaacgCGGGGGAatgtattaaaaattatttgcatttgaaaagatttccccgcattagcctccattgtaAGCTAgctccagtccaatactgagaatacgaatatggtctattcaaTCTTTGAGACGCAGATCATGGTGGGATTTGAAAAGTATTCCCATTTCCctgcactgttattttcaaagagtagATTTAgctccaaaaaaggagtaaaaaaaaaaggtacaaaacgactccatttttggagtaaagttcacttcatattaactagtaagagtaaaaattactcttgggtggagttaaattaactactcttgggagtaaattttactccgctttattttactccactttttcactccagcactggagtgaaattaactctttgaaaataacagtgtgtgGCCATGCTAACTCACTTATTTGCCCACACTGGTATCTTTTAAATGCATTCGAATTAGTCACAAATTTGGTGATATTAACTCGTATTAGTCAGTGACAACGTTAACAATACGGTATAAACGCGATCACTGCGCTGCTGCTACCGATTGCTCTTTCAGATTGATCCGGATCGCTCTATTTTCGAGCAATGCAGCAGTCTTCCATATGACCCCATCTGGGAGTTCCCTGAAAAGAGGCTCACCCTTGGAGAGCCGCTCGGGTCAGGGTTCTTTGGACAGGTTATCAAAGCAGAGGCAATTGGAATAACAGACTTTAATCCCCGGAATAAACGAAGAGAGAAGGTGCAGAGACGATCCATCTTGTTCCGTCGATATGGCAGCAGTAAGCGATATCTGGAGGCCAAATTACCCAAGACCACTGTGGCAGTGAAGACTTTGAAAGGTAAATTCGGAAGCAGTGAAAGGTTGAAGGGCAAAATGGGGGAATGCGACGACGGGGAGGAAGATTAAGGTGAAAACTAAAAAGAAATGCACTGCGGCCTAGCAGCGTCTGTCATTgcacattagggagcttaattaAGCAGCATCGACGGCAACGAGATTtgagaaatggtgactattttgttattgcttcttcctcgcatctcTTATTTTTGACAGAGCGCGCGATAAATAGACtggccgttgaagtaaatatagagaatgcaAGATTTGCCGTTGTGTGTTCAcgtgtcgttaaaaccttaaatttggaaatatcacgttgttatttggccgactatgtcaaagaattgaattaaagtgcgtgccgcacgtgcatcacgattatttttccgcattcaaccaatcagatcatagttttgtggcgtcgtcgttgctgtTGCCTTCTTCCTAgattaagctccctattaagtGTGATGCAGACGGGGAGACAACAAACGACCAAGCTAAAGGCATCAACAGCGACGGCCACAAATCAGTGTCGTAATTGGctaaaagaggaaaaataagcgcGTTGCACGTGTTTACGTTTCGGTGCCATTTTCTCTGAAACAATAACGTTCAATTTCCTCATCGTAAGCTTTTAACGCTCAGCCTTCGTTTCCGTCGTCATCTTTATTCTCCTCGTCGACCTGTTCAAGCTGCCTGATGATGTTAACGACGACGAAAACTCTGATAACACGGAACTCAAGCAAGCACCTCCACGACCGTCGTGCTggcgacaagaacgtcacaaatttgaatACTGAATAATTAGAACagtaattttgcacgctttgcacgtgcattttttcatttttgtacatttctttccgTTCTCGTGCCATCCACGATgtaaaatgacttgttttgcccCAGCTGTGAGGACGTGAGCACTTGATGACTAGTTTTACAGTTTTTCATTTCTATACCCAAGGCGCTAAGAGAGAGGGGAGGAACataatagggaggagggagaaatggcccaaaaaaagttgggaggagagggaaatagggggaaaaagtagggaggagggagaaaatgtgaggtaaatgtttagggaggagggagaaattggctcaaaaagtatgGAGAAGGGAGActtactcccctgttcctcccccctcctaATATCAGTGCGATGTAATTGGTTGATTTGGCGCTCCCTATTCTAAAGTACGGACCACTTGATTTCGTGGTGTGCTTCCCACCTCAATTCAATTTCGGAGGGATATAACGAGCATCTTACTAAACTCGTTTTCTCGGTTTGTACTGTTAGTTACGtcaacttgttttttttctcacttcaaGTCATGGCCCTTTTGCCTCTCATTTGGGCCATAAATTGAAGCGATCCGTAACTTTACAGTGCAGGCCTCGAACTGCGGGTAGGGGTATTTGATTCCAGGATGATTGGTACACATTTCTGAAGCCAAATTTCTTGGAATCTGCGGAAAAATCATTACATTTTGACGTGACATTCTCAATTGTAATAATGATGTTGGGTTGAGGTGATGATGCCGTTAGATGATTAACCATGATGAATAAGCGACGAATAACTAGGCTTTTTTTCTGACGGTTAACTTCGAAATTTCAGCCAATGCCACTAAAGAAGAGTACAGAGACCTCGTTTCAGAGCTCAAGATTCTTATCCACGTAGGAAGGCATAAGAACATTGTCAACCTTCTGGGCGCATGCACAAATGGAGCCCGATTGCTGGTCATCATGGAATACGCCCCCCATGGCAACTTGGGAGACTTCTTGCGAAGCAAGCGCTGCATGTTTGAGCCCGTTTGGCGAAGGACCGCTGCCTTCCTTCCAGAGCTGGAGTTTAACATCTCACATTTAGTCAATTTTTCATATCAAGTGTGCCGTGGCATGGAATTCTTAGCGTCTAAAAAGGTAAGCAAAATAACAACACCAAGGCTTTGTCCTGCCCCGATTCTGAGCAGTTTTTGTCCTCGTTGTGCAGGAGCTGGTTTGAGGTGATATTTCTTGGACAAATATCATTTTTCAACCGCAATGTGATTAGGGCAGGTGATTCAATTTGGTTCATTTTTTTATATCAACCTAAGGTAGGAGCGTCGCAACTTCGAGCTCTTGAATTGTTACTTAGTTGTCTTCATCTCCAAACCAGAGAAGCGTCAATCGAAACCATGTCCATCCGAGAAATCGAGACTTTGGAGAGTATCCCTAACCTCGTTGCTAGGACTGAGAGAGAGGGCCCTGGGAATGAGAGTGGGACTTAAGCACTACTTTGTGATGGTCACCAAGTCATGTTACCTGTTGTTGTTTCATTCCCAGTGCATCCACCGTGACCTTGCCGCAAGGAACGTTTTAGTTGGCGAGGAGTACGTGGTGAAGATCGCGGATTTTGGGTTTGCTCGAGATATTTATTCAACTCGCAACTATGTTAGGACCCGCACTGATGGCGTTTTTCCAGCTAAATGGATGCCTCTGGAATCTTTATTTTGGAGAGTATATTCAGAAAAGAGCGATGTGTAAGTTATTGTTATCGCTGTTTAAGTGAAGCGAGAGGTAGCAAGGCCTCACCTA
This genomic stretch from Acropora muricata isolate sample 2 chromosome 5, ASM3666990v1, whole genome shotgun sequence harbors:
- the LOC136915994 gene encoding fibroblast growth factor receptor 1-A-like, producing the protein MHAFYNNMVPTLRSSRLATVSRWTPSLVCHIFGLIVCLNFASVVSFSFIDKRLFDGALIETNGSTNYSISCLTDDPTANTTLLFNQNTLRVGGRITLHLQTYVIHGLTLKDQGTYTCKAFRNQGGGPITKTLLLFLREEIIPCCPSVFPQRKVLMRGQSANFTCHVNLENALAKYLKFKWYKEEDNGFVEIPSYERYRHDDSSSVLMIRNAKATPRGSILYKCEISYKGNTSFFRGPLVVVPNLKPATIEDLHPAHNVYVINETKGLVVICKADGYPPPKVSWLQNGKKLSGQHYKVLPFENEHASKRQSILQIDSTKYPRDNGTYTCKAKNNVVSQKSVEISIQTKPILKKPSIYWGSQRIPCMVDQSSPLPTFHWQFQSGSCLQADLECEPSSEKWQNLPANLEVDPVVGIAAKKSTLRIPATFPSSFFRCIAKNVMGSDSWSLTYLGNGNREVIKVTATSEEYDEGQTLQLQCIIRMNVSVISWFKDNKQLDADSDDRITVLSTKLSVKGLVANDSGLYTCLAQGSRGQNLNGSLFITIKKSYSPTILYFNNETAYHQTIVKTASATTTPEILANPRTPDVSHFSRLKNDTVVGISVIAVAVVCGLVLFIFVLVYIRYQKKDLLKYRNELFPKYSGEPQIDPDRSIFEQCSSLPYDPIWEFPEKRLTLGEPLGSGFFGQVIKAEAIGITDFNPRNKRREKVQRRSILFRRYGSSKRYLEAKLPKTTVAVKTLKANATKEEYRDLVSELKILIHVGRHKNIVNLLGACTNGARLLVIMEYAPHGNLGDFLRSKRCMFEPVWRRTAAFLPELEFNISHLVNFSYQVCRGMEFLASKKCIHRDLAARNVLVGEEYVVKIADFGFARDIYSTRNYVRTRTDGVFPAKWMPLESLFWRVYSEKSDVWSFGICLWEIFTLGRSPYDRITVCLEDFLKEGNRMESPQGCPEEFYTVMKDCWRKEAKDRPSFAELSVQIGEIIERHASEQGYPAYISITGDSKGEQSDYVIPVECDTSAPQHGAAAGYRRVSSGETTHSSLSSGVVENDSDPEADEREQMLGAEDSGNLSGNESGVDVENGNDTIAMEVRPLKSANGKRRKKRNSQQTLA